One Niabella beijingensis DNA window includes the following coding sequences:
- a CDS encoding glycoside hydrolase family 2 protein, with protein MFKVNYLLLTAVAALNCLYSAGQDVQFEMVPSAAQSFFLRNDENAAGWYMQKTNTVPSGAIVSSVTFQAKNWLPATVPGTVLNSLVNNKVYPDPYFGDNNKRSRHLIPDLQDVGNGFYRYWFRKEFELPEAYSQKKIWLKLHGINYRANVWMNGQKLGTMAGMFEAGDFDITQIVNRKGKNVLAVDVLPVDVPGAVYRNGKTRTGAVGENNNGGDGAIGKNVTMLMAVGWDFTAPDGIRDRNTGIWRDVEIYATGNVKLQHPFVQTRLPLPDTSYSLQTVSVEVKNTTGLKQKGVLTGAIAGTAIRFETDIELLPGENRQVVFRPENYPQLRMKHPKLWWPLYKGDPHLYSIQLQFRQGKAISHGLSTRFGVRQIQTDQHTPDSSRRFIVNGYPVFIRGTNWVPEAMLRSSAERTRTELRYTKQAGFNLVRLWAGGIAESDAFYNVCDELGLLVWNEFWITGDTRFPQDTALYFKNLKATINRIRSHPSVAYYVASNESKELPGTKAIIHQLDSTIGYQEQSECCGIHDGSPYKYENPMQYFENTASPRGSRVDGFNPEYGTPCLPLAESLREMMPEKDLWPVNDSVWNYLDGNGFHNMNTKYREAVNQFGKSASIDEYARKAQLVGAMNYRAICEVWNYNKFSWGDRFASGFLFWYHNSPLPQTASRMYDWYLRPTAALYYAQNGLAPLHPQFDYYKNTVSVYNDYRKSFPGCTLEAAVYDLNSALVYSLSEKVDIPADGLVKDALKLHFDDTLTQVHFIKLRLRSPSGREIAASFYWRSKDEYKGAWTMTGPAVSGFADINKLPRASLSARAKKRAINDNIVIDLRVKNTSDKISFFTQIRLTDGKRAVLPSVYYSDNFFSLLPEETRIITIEVQKKIWDRVKQLSVAALNTNEVVVRH; from the coding sequence ATGTTTAAAGTGAATTATTTATTATTAACGGCCGTTGCCGCATTGAACTGTCTGTACAGTGCTGGTCAGGATGTTCAGTTCGAAATGGTGCCGTCGGCCGCGCAGTCTTTTTTCTTAAGGAATGATGAAAATGCAGCGGGCTGGTACATGCAAAAGACAAATACGGTTCCTTCGGGTGCGATTGTTTCTTCTGTTACTTTTCAGGCGAAGAACTGGTTGCCGGCTACCGTTCCGGGAACGGTGTTGAACAGCCTTGTGAATAATAAAGTGTACCCTGATCCTTATTTTGGCGATAACAACAAGCGTTCGCGCCATCTTATTCCCGATCTGCAGGATGTGGGCAACGGGTTTTATCGCTACTGGTTCCGAAAGGAATTTGAGCTGCCGGAGGCATACAGTCAAAAAAAAATATGGCTGAAACTACACGGCATTAACTACCGGGCCAATGTCTGGATGAATGGACAAAAGCTGGGAACCATGGCCGGTATGTTTGAAGCAGGAGACTTTGATATCACACAAATAGTCAACCGCAAAGGAAAGAATGTACTGGCAGTAGATGTATTGCCGGTGGATGTGCCAGGCGCCGTTTACCGGAATGGAAAAACGCGGACCGGTGCCGTGGGAGAGAATAACAACGGCGGGGATGGTGCGATCGGAAAAAATGTAACCATGCTGATGGCTGTAGGATGGGATTTTACCGCTCCGGATGGGATCCGCGACAGGAATACCGGTATCTGGAGGGACGTGGAAATATATGCTACAGGAAATGTAAAATTACAGCACCCTTTTGTTCAGACCCGGCTGCCGCTGCCGGACACCAGTTATTCCCTGCAAACGGTATCCGTGGAAGTAAAGAACACGACCGGTCTGAAACAGAAGGGCGTGCTGACCGGCGCTATAGCGGGTACCGCGATCAGGTTTGAAACCGATATTGAGTTGCTGCCGGGGGAAAACAGACAGGTTGTTTTCCGGCCGGAAAACTATCCTCAGCTCAGGATGAAACATCCGAAATTATGGTGGCCGCTTTATAAAGGTGATCCGCATTTGTATTCGATCCAATTGCAATTCAGACAGGGTAAAGCGATATCGCACGGGTTGTCAACCCGTTTTGGTGTGCGGCAGATCCAGACAGATCAACATACACCGGACAGCTCCCGAAGGTTCATTGTGAACGGATACCCCGTTTTTATAAGAGGAACAAACTGGGTGCCGGAAGCAATGTTGCGCAGTTCGGCAGAACGGACCCGGACAGAGCTCCGTTACACCAAACAGGCAGGATTCAACCTGGTGCGGCTCTGGGCCGGGGGGATTGCAGAGTCGGATGCATTCTATAATGTTTGTGATGAATTGGGATTGCTGGTGTGGAATGAGTTCTGGATCACAGGCGACACGCGTTTCCCCCAGGACACCGCTCTTTATTTTAAAAACCTGAAGGCTACGATAAACCGGATCCGTTCCCATCCTTCGGTAGCGTACTACGTAGCCTCTAATGAGTCGAAAGAGCTGCCGGGAACAAAAGCGATCATACACCAGCTGGATTCGACGATCGGCTATCAGGAGCAATCAGAATGTTGCGGTATTCATGACGGCAGTCCTTACAAGTATGAGAACCCGATGCAATATTTTGAAAATACCGCATCTCCAAGAGGTAGCCGGGTAGACGGTTTCAACCCCGAGTACGGAACGCCCTGCCTGCCGCTGGCGGAATCCCTGCGGGAAATGATGCCCGAAAAAGACCTGTGGCCTGTTAATGATTCGGTATGGAATTATCTCGACGGGAATGGATTCCATAATATGAACACAAAATACCGCGAAGCGGTAAACCAGTTTGGGAAATCCGCTTCTATTGATGAATATGCCCGGAAGGCCCAATTGGTGGGTGCTATGAATTACAGGGCTATTTGCGAGGTATGGAATTACAATAAGTTCTCCTGGGGCGACCGGTTTGCTTCCGGTTTTCTGTTTTGGTATCACAACAGCCCGTTGCCTCAGACTGCGAGCCGTATGTACGATTGGTATCTTCGTCCTACTGCTGCCCTTTATTATGCTCAAAATGGCCTTGCTCCGCTGCATCCGCAATTTGATTACTATAAGAATACGGTTTCTGTTTATAATGATTACAGGAAAAGCTTTCCCGGTTGTACCCTGGAGGCGGCGGTTTATGATTTAAATTCGGCACTTGTTTATTCCCTTTCTGAAAAAGTGGATATTCCTGCAGACGGCCTGGTAAAGGATGCGCTGAAGCTGCATTTTGATGACACGCTCACGCAGGTGCATTTTATAAAGCTGCGACTCAGGTCTCCTTCCGGCAGGGAGATCGCAGCATCCTTTTACTGGCGGTCCAAAGATGAATACAAAGGCGCTTGGACAATGACGGGTCCGGCTGTATCGGGATTTGCCGATATTAACAAATTGCCCCGGGCATCTTTATCGGCCCGCGCAAAGAAAAGAGCGATCAATGACAACATAGTCATAGACCTGCGTGTAAAGAACACTTCCGATAAGATCTCCTTCTTCACCCAGATCCGGTTGACGGATGGAAAAAGGGCGGTATTGCCATCGGTGTACTATTCAGATAACTTCTTCTCCCTGTTGCCTGAAGAAACACGTATCATAACGATTGAAGTTCAGAAAAAAATATGGGACAGGGTGAAACAACTCTCGGTAGCTGCTTTAAACACCAATGAGGTGGTCGTGAGACACTGA
- a CDS encoding glycoside hydrolase family 130 protein: MQTIILRFLLLIVCIPFAIGSAGQPPLPDWALGPFARPAGINPVIIPDTQSIFFDPMSKQNLAWEAGDVFNPAAAVKNNKIYVLYRAEDRSGKGIGKRTSRLGIAESSDGISMKKEPVPVFYPAEDGQKEYEWPGGCEDPRIAVTKEGLYVMLYTQWNRKVARLAVATSKDLITWTKHGPAFLKAHNGRFKDLFSKSASIVTRIENGRQVIAKVNGKYMMYWGERFINIATSADLINWEPALGENGGLELVVKPRKGYFDSDMTECGPPAIITEKGILVLYNGKNKGNNDRDTNYTANTYAAGQVLFDLNHPSKVIGRLDQPFFIPEAPFEKSGQYPAGTVFIEGLVYFKNKWFLYYGCADSRVGVAVYTPDSASR, from the coding sequence ATGCAAACTATTATTTTACGCTTTTTGTTGCTGATCGTTTGTATCCCTTTTGCTATTGGTTCGGCGGGGCAGCCTCCGCTTCCCGATTGGGCCCTGGGTCCGTTTGCGAGACCGGCCGGTATCAATCCTGTTATAATACCGGATACGCAAAGCATTTTCTTTGATCCGATGAGCAAACAAAACCTGGCCTGGGAGGCAGGCGATGTGTTTAATCCGGCGGCTGCTGTAAAAAATAATAAGATATATGTGCTGTATCGCGCAGAAGACCGGTCGGGTAAAGGGATCGGTAAGCGGACCTCCCGCCTGGGTATTGCAGAAAGCAGTGATGGTATCAGCATGAAGAAAGAACCGGTACCGGTTTTCTATCCCGCGGAAGACGGACAAAAGGAATATGAGTGGCCGGGCGGTTGTGAAGATCCGCGTATCGCGGTTACCAAAGAGGGCCTGTATGTAATGCTGTATACCCAATGGAACAGGAAAGTAGCGCGCCTTGCGGTAGCCACTTCCAAAGATCTGATCACCTGGACAAAGCACGGCCCGGCGTTCCTGAAAGCGCACAATGGACGGTTTAAAGACCTGTTCAGTAAATCAGCATCCATCGTTACCCGGATAGAAAACGGCCGGCAGGTAATCGCAAAGGTGAATGGTAAATATATGATGTACTGGGGCGAGCGGTTTATAAATATTGCCACATCTGCTGATCTGATCAACTGGGAGCCTGCCCTGGGTGAAAATGGAGGACTGGAGCTGGTGGTAAAGCCCAGGAAAGGTTATTTTGACAGCGACATGACCGAATGCGGGCCACCTGCAATTATTACTGAAAAAGGTATTTTAGTTTTGTACAACGGTAAAAATAAAGGGAACAATGACCGGGACACCAATTACACGGCCAACACCTATGCGGCCGGACAGGTATTGTTCGACCTGAACCATCCATCAAAGGTGATCGGCCGTCTGGATCAGCCGTTCTTTATTCCTGAAGCACCTTTCGAGAAAAGCGGCCAGTACCCGGCCGGTACCGTTTTTATCGAAGGCCTTGTCTATTTTAAGAACAAATGGTTTTTGTACTATGGCTGTGCAGACAGCAGGGTGGGTGTTGCCGTTTATACCCCGGATAGTGCATCCCGATAG
- a CDS encoding prealbumin-like fold domain-containing protein, whose product MMTAEAYSCRVLSKASDKEGSFEFRNLKPGKYYLQAMVRQGRMKEMWNQVGTSTSVGYNVYGQAVTSYSRPIYEEFKLFYETNDLAKTFVEITAAGQVVNVKL is encoded by the coding sequence ATGATGACGGCTGAAGCTTATTCCTGCCGGGTGCTTTCAAAGGCTTCGGATAAGGAGGGCAGCTTTGAATTTCGAAACCTGAAGCCCGGGAAGTATTACCTGCAGGCAATGGTGCGCCAGGGCAGGATGAAGGAAATGTGGAACCAGGTAGGAACCTCGACCTCTGTTGGTTATAATGTATATGGACAGGCCGTTACATCATATTCCCGGCCCATATACGAGGAATTTAAGTTGTTTTATGAAACCAATGACCTGGCGAAGACCTTTGTTGAAATTACCGCTGCGGGGCAGGTCGTAAACGTTAAGCTTTAA